The Bernardetia sp. ABR2-2B DNA window AACGAAATTACTTATTGAATTTTCATTTTCTTTATCTTCTTCAAATTTATGTCTCTCAAATCTCGTTATTACTCTAAATATACTTTTCTCTTTTCTAGTATAAACATTCAACCTCTTTTTTACGAATAAATTTTTAAGCTTTGCCTTTTTAATAAAAATATCCATTTCATAGGCAGGAAGTAAAATATCACATTTTCCATCTTGAGAGAGAAGTTTTTCAATAGCATCTATGAGTTCATCAAAAGAAAGAGCTTCACTATGCAAAGCGAGGTTTTTAGAAACGTTTTTTGTTTTTGACTGATGAAGGAAAAAAGGAGGATTGCTTATAATATGGTCAAATGTAGAAGAGGTGTTTTTCGAAAACTCTTGAATAGAAGTATGATAGATTTTTAACCTAGAGGTATAATTGCTGTTCTCAAAATTATTTTGAGCTGCCCAAAAAGCATTTTTTTCTATTTCTATGGCAGTGATTATTGGCTTTTGTATGAAATTACTTGAAACATTATCTGTTCGTTGAGCAATCATGAGAGATAAAAGACCTGTTCCTGTTCCAATATCTAAAATAGTTTTGCTTTCAGAAATATCAATATAACCACCAAAAATACAAGCATCTGTACAGATTTTCATTGCACAATTATCTTGATTTATACCAAACTTTTTAAATTGAAACATCTTTTATAAAATAATACTATTAAACTTATGAACACTAAAAACACACTTTTATTCTTACTTTTTTTTACTGCCTTCGGAGCTGCTTCTTGTAGTTTTGATTCTAAAAAAGTAAAAAAAGGTTATTCTACTGAAATTGAAAACAAGACTACGG harbors:
- a CDS encoding methyltransferase; the encoded protein is MFQFKKFGINQDNCAMKICTDACIFGGYIDISESKTILDIGTGTGLLSLMIAQRTDNVSSNFIQKPIITAIEIEKNAFWAAQNNFENSNYTSRLKIYHTSIQEFSKNTSSTFDHIISNPPFFLHQSKTKNVSKNLALHSEALSFDELIDAIEKLLSQDGKCDILLPAYEMDIFIKKAKLKNLFVKKRLNVYTRKEKSIFRVITRFERHKFEEDKENENSISNFVIYKSKNEKDIHLNRGYTDEFVNLLKDFYLIF